A region from the Buteo buteo chromosome 19, bButBut1.hap1.1, whole genome shotgun sequence genome encodes:
- the KDM7A gene encoding lysine-specific demethylase 7A isoform X1 — translation MAGAAATAAATPVYCVCREPYDVSRFMIECDICKDWFHGSCVGVEEHHAVDIDLYHCPNCAILHGPSLMKKRRNWHRHDYTELDDGSKPVQAGTRTFVKQLRARCFPSADEVILKMHGSQLTQRYLEKHGFDVPIMVPKLDGLGLRLPPPTFSVLDVERYVGGDKVIDVIDVARQADSKMKLHNYIKYFTNPDRPKVLNVISLEFSDTKMSELVEVPDIARKLSWVENYWPDDSVFPKPFVQKYCLMGVQDSYTDFHIDFGGTSVWYHVLWGEKIFYLIKPTDENLALYESWSSSVTQSEVYFGDKVDKCYKCVVKQGHTLFVPTGWIHAVLTSQDCMAFGGNFLHNLNIGMQLRCYEMEKRLKTPDLFKFPFFEAICWFVAKNLLETLKELREDGFQPPSYLVQGVKALLTALKLWMKKELVTEHAFEIPDNIRPGHLIKELSKVIRSVEEENSKLVKTQGILGSCPTSRSLHETTSPHHSRRRVRKLRDHAAKTPSNLDILELHTREVLKRLEMSPWEEDTTSSKLNGRFNKPFQPSSTVPEWRTKDNDLRLLLSNGRIIRDERRPFTDRSLYTADSEDEDDRTRSKKMTVKVEDQPSGSEGEGNADAQKPLNMFFESVKSELRNGSSEYSDISDSEESEPDCTTQQKDSSTEESESSGDEEKQEVTSNFKEESKVMRDLCQNTQKPSRNETPSKKECPTSTSTEEEAIQGMLSMAGLHYTTCLPGHTQSTDCTDKRTSLQEHRSYPRSRHKDRQPSQSHKTIECGRSVKEEEGDLGTSAWARHLNEVSRITPQDTSKTQKYVKKEAASEANHKVQENRSIVHSNSLSFQHGKYTRDSNLIQGECRLSDGSLSPDRPYGETSLSVPLHPTKRPASNPPPISNQATKGKRPKKGMATAKQRLGKILKLNRNGHARFFV, via the exons tgaagaagaggaggaactGGCACAGACATGACTACACAGAGTTGGATGATGGTTCCAAACCAGTGCAGGCTGGAACACGGACCTTCGTTAAACAGCTGCGGGCTCGCTGTTTCCCAAG TGCTGatgaagtaattttgaaaatgcatgGAAGCCAGTTGACACAAAGATACTTGGAAAAACATGGGTTTGATGTTCCCATTATGGTTCCTAAATTAGATGGTCTGGGGCTCAGACTTCCTCCGCCAACTTTCTCTGTTCTAGATGTGGAACGCTATGTAG GTGGCGACAAAGTGATAGATGTAATAGATGTAGCAAGACAAGCAGACAGTAAAATGAAGCTCCATAATTACATTAAGTATTTCACAAATCCCGACCGACCAAAAGTATTGAATGTGATCAGCCTGGAATTCTCGGACACAAA gatgtCTGAATTAGTGGAAGTACCAGATATTGCCAGAAAGCTTTCATGGGTGGAAAATTATTGGCCAGATGATTCTGTCTTCCCTAAGCCTTTTGTTCAGAAGTACTGCTTGATGGGTGTCCAGGACAGCTATACTGATTTTCATATTGATTTTGGAGGAACATCAGTTTGGTACCATGTTCTCTGG GGTGAGAAGATATTCTATTTGATCAAGCCCACTGATGAAAATTTGGCTCTGTATGAGTCTTGGAGTTCGTCTGTCACCCAGAGTGAAGTATATTTTGGGGACAAGGTTGACAAATGTTACAAATGTGTTGTGAAGCAAGGACACACTTTATTTGTTCCAACAG GCTGGATTCACGCTGTGCTCACATCTCAGGATTGTATGGCTTTTGGAGGAAACTTTTTGCACAACCTCAATATTGGCATGCAGCTCAG GTGTTATGAAATGGAGAAGAGGCTAAAAACCCCAGATCTTttcaaatttcctttctttgaagCCATCTGTTGGTTTGTGGCCAAAAACTTACTGGAAACATTGAAAG AACTGAGGGAAGATGGTTTCCAGCCTCCAAGCTATTTAGTGCAAGGAGTGAAGGCTTTACTTACTGCTTTAAAACTATGGATGAAAAAAGAA CTTGTAACAGAACATGCCTTTGAAATTCCAGACAACATTAGGCCTGGGCATCTCATAAAAGAGCTCTCAAAAGTGATTCGTTCTGTAGAG gaggaaaacagcaaactAGTTAAAACTCAGGGAATTCTTGGTTCGTGTCCAACTTCACGGTCTTTGCATGAAACAACTTCCCCTCACCACTCCAGACGAAGGGTGAGGAAACTGCGAGACCATGCTGCCAAAACTCCTTCTAATCTGGACATCCTGGAACTCCACACTAGGGAGGTACTGAAAAGGCTGGAGATGTCACCGTGGGAGGAG GACACCACAAGCTCGAAACTGAATGGGAGATTTAACAAGCCCTTTCAGCCATCTTCTACAGTACCTGAATGGCGAACAAAAGACAATGATCTTCGCCTTCTGCTGTCAAATGGAAGAATAATTAG AGATGAGAGACGCCCATTTACAGATCGAAGTCTTTACACAGCAGATAGCGAAGATGAAGATGACAGGACAAGGTCAAAAAAGATGACTGTTAAGGTAGAAGACCAGCCCTCAGGATCTGAAGGAGAAGGGAATGCAGATGCCCAGAAACCACTGAACA tgtTCTTTGAAAGTGTGAAATCAGAACTCAGGAATGGATCCTCAGAGTACTCTGATATTTCTGATTCAGAAGAATCTGAGCCTGATTGCACTACACAG CAGAAGGATTCCTCCACAGAGGAGTCAGAAAGCTCAGGTgatgaagagaaacaggaagTAACATCAAATTTCAAAGAAGAATCTAAGGTCATGAGAGACCTTTGTCAAAATACCCAGAAGCCATCCAGAAATGAAACTCCCAGTAAAAA gGAATGTCCTACCTCGACAAGTACAGAAGAAGAAGCTATTCAGGGCATGCTTTCTATGGCAGGATTGCACTATACTACATGTTTACCAGGTCATACTCAAAGCACAGACTGCACAGATAAAAGAACCTCTCTTCAGGAACACAGAAGCTACCCCAGAAGTCGGCATAAAGACAGACAGCCATCTCAGAGCCACAAAACAATAGAATGTGGTAG GTCtgtgaaggaagaggaaggagactTGGGGACTTCAGCATGGGCTAGACACCTGAATGAAGTTTCGAGGATTACCCCTCAG GATACAAGTAAAACTCAAAAATATGTTAAGAAAGAGGCTGCATCAGAAGCCAATCATAAGgttcaggaaaacagaagtataGTCCACAGCAACAGCTTGAGTTTTCAGCACGGCAAGTATACACGAGACTCCAATCTAATTCAAGGAGAATGTCGGCTGAGTGATGGCAGCCTTAGCCCTGACAGGCCGTATGGTGAAACATCCTTGTCTGTACCACTTCATCCAACAAAGAGGCCAGCATCAAATCCACCCCCTATCAGCAACCAGGCGACAAAAG gcAAACGTCCAAAGAAAGGAATGGCAACTGCTAAACAGCGTCTTGGGAAGATCTTGAAGCTGAACCGGAATGGCCATGCACGCTTCTTTGTTTAA
- the KDM7A gene encoding lysine-specific demethylase 7A isoform X2: protein MAGAAATAAATPVYCVCREPYDVSRFMIECDICKDWFHGSCVGVEEHHAVDIDLYHCPNCAILHGPSLMKKRRNWHRHDYTELDDGSKPVQAGTRTFVKQLRARCFPSADEVILKMHGSQLTQRYLEKHGFDVPIMVPKLDGLGLRLPPPTFSVLDVERYVGGDKVIDVIDVARQADSKMKLHNYIKYFTNPDRPKVLNVISLEFSDTKMSELVEVPDIARKLSWVENYWPDDSVFPKPFVQKYCLMGVQDSYTDFHIDFGGTSVWYHVLWGEKIFYLIKPTDENLALYESWSSSVTQSEVYFGDKVDKCYKCVVKQGHTLFVPTGWIHAVLTSQDCMAFGGNFLHNLNIGMQLRCYEMEKRLKTPDLFKFPFFEAICWFVAKNLLETLKELREDGFQPPSYLVQGVKALLTALKLWMKKELVTEHAFEIPDNIRPGHLIKELSKVIRSVEEENSKLVKTQGILGSCPTSRSLHETTSPHHSRRRVRKLRDHAAKTPSNLDILELHTREVLKRLEMSPWEEDTTSSKLNGRFNKPFQPSSTVPEWRTKDNDLRLLLSNGRIIRDERRPFTDRSLYTADSEDEDDRTRSKKMTVKVEDQPSGSEGEGNADAQKPLNMFFESVKSELRNGSSEYSDISDSEESEPDCTTQKDSSTEESESSGDEEKQEVTSNFKEESKVMRDLCQNTQKPSRNETPSKKECPTSTSTEEEAIQGMLSMAGLHYTTCLPGHTQSTDCTDKRTSLQEHRSYPRSRHKDRQPSQSHKTIECGRSVKEEEGDLGTSAWARHLNEVSRITPQDTSKTQKYVKKEAASEANHKVQENRSIVHSNSLSFQHGKYTRDSNLIQGECRLSDGSLSPDRPYGETSLSVPLHPTKRPASNPPPISNQATKGKRPKKGMATAKQRLGKILKLNRNGHARFFV, encoded by the exons tgaagaagaggaggaactGGCACAGACATGACTACACAGAGTTGGATGATGGTTCCAAACCAGTGCAGGCTGGAACACGGACCTTCGTTAAACAGCTGCGGGCTCGCTGTTTCCCAAG TGCTGatgaagtaattttgaaaatgcatgGAAGCCAGTTGACACAAAGATACTTGGAAAAACATGGGTTTGATGTTCCCATTATGGTTCCTAAATTAGATGGTCTGGGGCTCAGACTTCCTCCGCCAACTTTCTCTGTTCTAGATGTGGAACGCTATGTAG GTGGCGACAAAGTGATAGATGTAATAGATGTAGCAAGACAAGCAGACAGTAAAATGAAGCTCCATAATTACATTAAGTATTTCACAAATCCCGACCGACCAAAAGTATTGAATGTGATCAGCCTGGAATTCTCGGACACAAA gatgtCTGAATTAGTGGAAGTACCAGATATTGCCAGAAAGCTTTCATGGGTGGAAAATTATTGGCCAGATGATTCTGTCTTCCCTAAGCCTTTTGTTCAGAAGTACTGCTTGATGGGTGTCCAGGACAGCTATACTGATTTTCATATTGATTTTGGAGGAACATCAGTTTGGTACCATGTTCTCTGG GGTGAGAAGATATTCTATTTGATCAAGCCCACTGATGAAAATTTGGCTCTGTATGAGTCTTGGAGTTCGTCTGTCACCCAGAGTGAAGTATATTTTGGGGACAAGGTTGACAAATGTTACAAATGTGTTGTGAAGCAAGGACACACTTTATTTGTTCCAACAG GCTGGATTCACGCTGTGCTCACATCTCAGGATTGTATGGCTTTTGGAGGAAACTTTTTGCACAACCTCAATATTGGCATGCAGCTCAG GTGTTATGAAATGGAGAAGAGGCTAAAAACCCCAGATCTTttcaaatttcctttctttgaagCCATCTGTTGGTTTGTGGCCAAAAACTTACTGGAAACATTGAAAG AACTGAGGGAAGATGGTTTCCAGCCTCCAAGCTATTTAGTGCAAGGAGTGAAGGCTTTACTTACTGCTTTAAAACTATGGATGAAAAAAGAA CTTGTAACAGAACATGCCTTTGAAATTCCAGACAACATTAGGCCTGGGCATCTCATAAAAGAGCTCTCAAAAGTGATTCGTTCTGTAGAG gaggaaaacagcaaactAGTTAAAACTCAGGGAATTCTTGGTTCGTGTCCAACTTCACGGTCTTTGCATGAAACAACTTCCCCTCACCACTCCAGACGAAGGGTGAGGAAACTGCGAGACCATGCTGCCAAAACTCCTTCTAATCTGGACATCCTGGAACTCCACACTAGGGAGGTACTGAAAAGGCTGGAGATGTCACCGTGGGAGGAG GACACCACAAGCTCGAAACTGAATGGGAGATTTAACAAGCCCTTTCAGCCATCTTCTACAGTACCTGAATGGCGAACAAAAGACAATGATCTTCGCCTTCTGCTGTCAAATGGAAGAATAATTAG AGATGAGAGACGCCCATTTACAGATCGAAGTCTTTACACAGCAGATAGCGAAGATGAAGATGACAGGACAAGGTCAAAAAAGATGACTGTTAAGGTAGAAGACCAGCCCTCAGGATCTGAAGGAGAAGGGAATGCAGATGCCCAGAAACCACTGAACA tgtTCTTTGAAAGTGTGAAATCAGAACTCAGGAATGGATCCTCAGAGTACTCTGATATTTCTGATTCAGAAGAATCTGAGCCTGATTGCACTACACAG AAGGATTCCTCCACAGAGGAGTCAGAAAGCTCAGGTgatgaagagaaacaggaagTAACATCAAATTTCAAAGAAGAATCTAAGGTCATGAGAGACCTTTGTCAAAATACCCAGAAGCCATCCAGAAATGAAACTCCCAGTAAAAA gGAATGTCCTACCTCGACAAGTACAGAAGAAGAAGCTATTCAGGGCATGCTTTCTATGGCAGGATTGCACTATACTACATGTTTACCAGGTCATACTCAAAGCACAGACTGCACAGATAAAAGAACCTCTCTTCAGGAACACAGAAGCTACCCCAGAAGTCGGCATAAAGACAGACAGCCATCTCAGAGCCACAAAACAATAGAATGTGGTAG GTCtgtgaaggaagaggaaggagactTGGGGACTTCAGCATGGGCTAGACACCTGAATGAAGTTTCGAGGATTACCCCTCAG GATACAAGTAAAACTCAAAAATATGTTAAGAAAGAGGCTGCATCAGAAGCCAATCATAAGgttcaggaaaacagaagtataGTCCACAGCAACAGCTTGAGTTTTCAGCACGGCAAGTATACACGAGACTCCAATCTAATTCAAGGAGAATGTCGGCTGAGTGATGGCAGCCTTAGCCCTGACAGGCCGTATGGTGAAACATCCTTGTCTGTACCACTTCATCCAACAAAGAGGCCAGCATCAAATCCACCCCCTATCAGCAACCAGGCGACAAAAG gcAAACGTCCAAAGAAAGGAATGGCAACTGCTAAACAGCGTCTTGGGAAGATCTTGAAGCTGAACCGGAATGGCCATGCACGCTTCTTTGTTTAA